Proteins encoded in a region of the Onychostoma macrolepis isolate SWU-2019 chromosome 20, ASM1243209v1, whole genome shotgun sequence genome:
- the tmem251 gene encoding lysosomal enzyme trafficking factor has translation MMNFRQRMGWIGVGLYLLASVAAVYYIFEISQTYNRLALAQVEKAAGAQTKWSGDASSSSPSSTSWIVTLKTRLLLLPFWVWATIFLIPYLQVFLFLYSCTRADPKTVGYCILPICLAVLCNRHQTFAKASNQISRLQLIDT, from the coding sequence ATGATGAATTTCCGCCAGCGGATGGGGTGGATAGGTGTAGGACTGTACTTGTTGGCCAGTGTCGCTGCAGTGTATTATATATTTGAGATCAGCCAAACATACAACCGACTTGCACTGGCACAAGTAGAAAAGGCGGCTGGAGCGCAGACAAAATGGTCGGGAGATGCTTCTTCCTCTTCCCCATCTTCAACCTCATGGATCGTGActctgaaaacaagacttctCCTCCTGCCCTTCTGGGTGTGGGCCACCATTTTCCTCATTCCCTACCTCCaggtgtttctctttctttacTCCTGCACAAGGGCAGACCCCAAGACTGTAGGATACTGTATTCTGCCCATCTGCCTTGCTGTTCTCTGCAACCGTCACCAAACCTTCGCCAAGGCCTCCAATCAGATCAGCAGACTGCAGCTGATTGACACTTGA
- the si:dkeyp-55f12.3 gene encoding uncharacterized protein si:dkeyp-55f12.3, which produces MFFFVRSGNRFTVCICNMAACELKGELKYRDGQTSQFTVQADGNLKSMITGIKKLNADISEVLTALVEQERGSAGNSTADVDGEEEEDSDKEDNSTEMATKKSNSEPPNKRRKTLRS; this is translated from the exons atgtttttttttgtgagatcTGGCAACCGATTTACAGTGTGTATCTGCAATATGGCAGCGTGCGAGCTGAAGGGAGAGCTGAAGTACCGAGATGGACAGACAAGCCAGTTTACGGTACAAGCAGATGGCAATTTGAAATCAATGATAACTGGCATCAAGAAATTAAATGCTGATATATCTGAAGTTTTGACGGCTCTTGTTGAGCAAGAAAGGGGCTCAGCGGGAAACAGCACAGCGGATGTAGATG GTGAAGAGGAAGAGGACAGTGACAAAGAGGATAATTCCACAGAAATGGCCACCAAAAAGTCAAACTCAGAGCCTCCAAACAAGCGGAGAAAAACCTTGCGGTCATGA